A single Mangrovimonas sp. YM274 DNA region contains:
- a CDS encoding M1 family aminopeptidase: MFSTIFIHELKYWLTKPATYIYAAIFFILAFFMASASAGIFDSVTVTTGSSRIVNSPIGIFNLYNALTIFIFFLFPSIIGVSIYRDYKSEMHTILYSYPFSKANYLFAKFFSSIVVVTGIVFVIGIGLFIGFRFPGTNGELVGAFDFQSYLYTYLVYILPNILLFGAIVFAVVTFTRNIAAGFITIVLLIFVQGLMEGLLSDPDNRALAAMLDPYGASAADYYIRYWTVAEQNEWHLPFKGLIIYNRLLWLGIASLIFGLVYRFFSFSQNAITISFKKDKGERFTKRNFGGVTKINLPKVSFDYSFLQNLKTTWKLSNMEFFYIVKSWPFISILIVGLIIVLIALSEVGNLFGTPTLPVTWKMLNGGSAFVVAINICTFLYAGLLVQRGNITRMGDLIDVTPIPNWTLFISKFIALLKMQLVLLAIVMLSGMLFQMYNSYYNFEIGHYVYELFVLKFINYAIWAFLALFLHTLLRNLYLGLFVLIVLAIGIPLLSLAGVEQAIFKYNEGPGYSFSDMNGYGDSFVLYLVYKFYWVLGGLVLLVLTGLFWVRGLPDSFKERFQIAKDRLTPKVTVLLTVFVLAFLSLGFRIYYQNNIVNTRVSSKESELRIVEWEKTYKKYENAAQPRIVSVKANVNIYPKQLDFDASGEYVMINKTDVAIDSLFLNHNSYPSTFEFDRPNTLVSEDTIYNFDIYELKRPLLPGDSIKLSFTVKNKANSWLEKNSPVRYNGTFINNFQIFPNLGYNGGELQDDKTREKYDLPPNKLKPMPTDSTALGNTYIAKDSDWVDFEATVSTSEDQIAIAPGYLQKEWTENGRRYFHYKMDSEILNFYAFNSARYEVKKDKWNDVNLEIYYHKGHEYNLDRMMAGMKASLDYNSKNFGPYQHKQLRIIEFPKTGGSFAQSFPNTIPFSEGVGFIADVDETEDGGVDYPFAITVHEVAHQWWAHQVIGADVLGATMLSESLSEYVSLKVLEHQQGKSKMRKFLKEALDDYLTQRTFESKREKPLMYNDGQGYIRYQKGSLVFYALSDYIGEERLNNALKAYVDKVKFQEAPYTTSVEMVDYIKQVTPDSLQYVIKDMFETITLYENRIADVTTTELENGKYQVDINFQVSKYRNDEKGKRFFSDNGKDSLQYQSETMKKPEYSLPLADYIDIGVFGEEDVDGVKKETELYLKKHKITKIDNNISIIVDKKPVEVGVDPYNKLIDTNSNDNRKGL, translated from the coding sequence ATGTTTTCTACCATATTTATTCACGAACTCAAGTATTGGTTAACAAAGCCAGCAACTTATATTTACGCAGCCATATTTTTTATTTTGGCTTTTTTTATGGCCTCTGCTTCTGCAGGAATTTTTGATAGTGTAACGGTTACTACAGGATCTTCAAGGATCGTTAATTCTCCAATTGGTATTTTTAACCTTTACAATGCTTTGACGATTTTTATTTTCTTTTTGTTCCCATCCATAATTGGAGTTTCTATTTATAGAGATTACAAAAGTGAAATGCATACCATTTTATATTCCTACCCATTTAGTAAAGCCAATTATTTATTTGCCAAGTTTTTTAGCAGTATAGTGGTGGTTACGGGAATTGTTTTTGTTATAGGTATTGGGTTATTTATTGGGTTTCGATTCCCAGGAACCAATGGCGAGTTGGTTGGTGCCTTCGATTTTCAGTCCTATCTATATACCTATTTGGTTTATATCCTACCTAATATATTGCTATTTGGGGCTATTGTATTTGCGGTGGTAACTTTTACTAGAAATATTGCAGCAGGTTTCATCACGATAGTATTATTGATATTTGTGCAAGGTTTGATGGAAGGTTTGCTGTCGGATCCAGATAATAGGGCTTTGGCAGCCATGTTGGATCCTTATGGCGCTTCTGCTGCAGATTATTATATTAGATATTGGACCGTTGCCGAACAGAATGAATGGCATCTACCTTTTAAAGGACTTATTATCTATAACCGTTTGCTGTGGCTGGGGATTGCCTCCTTAATTTTTGGATTGGTCTATAGGTTTTTCTCGTTTAGTCAAAATGCAATTACGATCTCCTTTAAAAAGGATAAAGGAGAGCGCTTTACCAAGCGAAATTTTGGTGGTGTAACCAAAATTAATTTACCTAAGGTAAGTTTTGATTACTCTTTTCTTCAAAATTTGAAAACTACTTGGAAATTATCCAACATGGAGTTTTTCTATATAGTTAAAAGCTGGCCTTTCATAAGCATTCTTATTGTTGGTTTGATTATAGTGTTGATTGCACTCTCTGAAGTAGGAAATCTCTTCGGAACACCGACATTGCCGGTTACTTGGAAAATGCTCAATGGTGGTTCTGCGTTTGTTGTGGCCATTAACATTTGTACATTTTTATACGCAGGGTTATTGGTACAACGTGGAAATATTACCAGAATGGGAGATTTAATAGATGTAACGCCTATTCCCAACTGGACACTGTTTATATCCAAATTTATTGCATTGCTAAAAATGCAATTGGTGCTGTTGGCCATTGTTATGTTGTCCGGTATGTTATTTCAAATGTATAATAGCTACTATAATTTTGAAATTGGCCATTATGTATATGAATTATTTGTTTTAAAGTTTATTAATTACGCCATTTGGGCATTTTTAGCCTTGTTTTTACATACGCTTCTCAGAAATCTATATTTAGGGCTTTTTGTATTGATTGTATTGGCTATTGGAATTCCATTGTTAAGTTTAGCAGGAGTAGAACAAGCTATTTTCAAGTATAACGAGGGCCCTGGCTATTCCTTTTCCGACATGAACGGTTATGGGGATTCCTTTGTGTTGTATTTGGTTTATAAGTTCTATTGGGTCTTAGGGGGATTGGTGCTCTTGGTGCTCACAGGCTTGTTTTGGGTAAGGGGCTTGCCAGATTCTTTTAAAGAACGTTTCCAGATAGCCAAAGATAGATTGACTCCTAAAGTTACTGTTTTGCTTACGGTATTTGTTTTGGCTTTCCTATCTCTAGGATTTAGGATTTATTATCAGAATAATATTGTGAATACCCGAGTGTCTTCTAAAGAATCTGAACTTAGGATAGTGGAATGGGAAAAAACATATAAGAAATACGAAAATGCCGCGCAGCCGAGAATTGTGTCCGTAAAGGCCAACGTAAATATTTATCCAAAGCAGCTTGATTTTGATGCTTCTGGTGAATATGTCATGATTAATAAGACAGATGTAGCCATCGATAGTCTTTTCTTAAATCATAACAGTTACCCTAGCACGTTTGAATTTGATAGGCCCAATACATTGGTATCTGAAGATACTATTTACAATTTCGATATTTATGAACTTAAGCGTCCATTGTTGCCTGGGGATAGTATCAAATTAAGTTTTACAGTTAAGAATAAAGCAAATAGTTGGTTGGAAAAGAATTCTCCTGTGCGTTACAACGGGACGTTTATTAACAATTTTCAAATATTTCCAAATCTAGGATATAATGGTGGGGAGTTGCAAGATGACAAAACCCGTGAGAAATATGATTTGCCACCAAATAAACTAAAACCAATGCCAACGGACTCTACGGCGCTTGGGAATACTTATATAGCGAAAGATTCTGATTGGGTCGATTTTGAAGCAACCGTGAGTACTTCGGAGGACCAAATAGCGATTGCTCCGGGGTATTTGCAAAAGGAATGGACGGAAAACGGACGCCGTTATTTCCATTATAAAATGGATAGCGAAATTTTGAACTTTTATGCCTTCAATTCAGCTAGGTATGAAGTGAAGAAGGACAAATGGAATGATGTCAATCTCGAAATTTATTACCATAAGGGGCATGAGTACAATTTGGACAGAATGATGGCTGGAATGAAAGCCTCTTTGGACTATAACAGTAAAAATTTTGGTCCTTATCAGCATAAGCAACTTCGCATCATTGAGTTCCCTAAAACTGGTGGAAGCTTTGCCCAATCGTTCCCAAATACAATTCCATTTTCGGAGGGCGTAGGTTTTATTGCCGACGTGGATGAAACCGAAGATGGAGGTGTCGATTACCCCTTTGCCATTACCGTGCACGAGGTAGCCCATCAGTGGTGGGCCCATCAGGTAATTGGAGCCGATGTGTTGGGAGCTACCATGTTATCTGAAAGTTTATCAGAGTATGTGTCGTTGAAAGTTTTGGAACATCAGCAAGGAAAAAGCAAAATGCGCAAGTTTTTAAAAGAGGCTTTGGATGATTACTTAACCCAGAGAACTTTTGAGTCCAAACGTGAAAAACCGTTGATGTACAACGATGGTCAAGGCTATATACGTTATCAAAAGGGCTCGTTGGTATTCTATGCCTTAAGCGATTATATAGGCGAAGAAAGATTGAACAATGCTTTGAAAGCTTATGTGGATAAGGTGAAGTTTCAAGAAGCGCCATACACAACTTCCGTGGAGATGGTTGATTATATCAAGCAAGTAACACCAGATAGTTTACAATATGTAATTAAGGATATGTTTGAAACCATTACGCTTTATGAAAACCGAATTGCAGATGTTACAACAACAGAGTTAGAGAATGGTAAATATCAAGTAGATATTAATTTTCAAGTAAGTAAATATAGAAATGACGAGAAAGGGAAGCGCTTCTTTTCAGATAATGGAAAGGATTCTTTGCAATACCAATCGGAAACAATGAAAAAGCCGGAATATTCATTGCCGTTGGCAGATTATATAGATATTGGAGTATTCGGAGAAGAGGATGTTGATGGTGTTAAAAAGGAAACTGAACTTTATTTGAAAAAGCATAAGATTACCAAAATTGATAACAACATCTCTATAATAGTCGATAAAAAGCCTGTTGAAGTAGGGGTAGACCCTTATAATAAATTAATAGACACAAATAGTAATGACAACAGGAAAGGCCTGTAA
- a CDS encoding ABC transporter ATP-binding protein, with protein MKLVIKDLTKTYKNGVKAIDNLSLEIGTGMFGLLGPNGAGKSSLMRTIATLQSPDSGSIMFGDINVLEDKMALRKVLGYLPQSFGVYPKMSAEALLDYFATLKGVSSKTERQALVQEVLEITNLYDVRKKHVAGYSGGMKQRFGIAQLLLNNPKLIIVDEPTAGLDPAERHRFLNVLREVGTNCTVIFSTHIVEDVKELCTDMAILNGGKILKQATPTQARESLRGQIWTKIVQRDELEQMEAMYNVLSSNYNEDNTLNIRVYAEALPASDFVATEPQLDDVYFIALKEDEPILS; from the coding sequence ATGAAGCTTGTCATTAAAGATTTAACTAAAACCTATAAAAATGGAGTAAAAGCCATTGATAATTTAAGCCTTGAAATAGGTACTGGAATGTTTGGTTTATTGGGGCCAAATGGAGCCGGTAAGTCATCTTTAATGCGAACGATAGCTACCTTGCAAAGTCCAGATTCTGGTTCGATAATGTTTGGAGATATTAATGTTTTGGAAGATAAAATGGCCCTTAGAAAGGTATTGGGGTATTTGCCACAATCTTTTGGGGTGTATCCTAAGATGTCAGCCGAAGCATTATTGGATTATTTTGCAACCTTAAAGGGAGTTTCATCCAAAACAGAAAGGCAGGCTTTGGTTCAGGAAGTACTTGAGATTACCAACCTTTACGATGTAAGAAAAAAACATGTGGCTGGTTATTCTGGTGGAATGAAACAACGCTTTGGGATAGCGCAATTACTATTGAACAACCCTAAACTGATTATCGTTGATGAGCCTACGGCTGGGTTGGACCCCGCAGAAAGACACCGCTTTTTGAATGTGTTGAGGGAAGTAGGAACTAATTGTACGGTAATCTTTTCTACTCATATTGTTGAGGATGTTAAAGAATTGTGTACGGATATGGCCATTTTAAATGGAGGAAAAATTTTAAAGCAGGCCACTCCAACCCAAGCAAGAGAATCGTTGCGTGGACAAATTTGGACTAAAATTGTTCAGCGAGATGAATTGGAGCAAATGGAGGCCATGTACAATGTGCTTTCTTCCAATTATAATGAAGACAATACGTTAAATATTAGGGTGTATGCGGAAGCACTTCCTGCTTCTGATTTTGTAGCAACTGAACCACAATTGGATGATGTGTATTTTATAGCGCTAAAGGAAGACGAACCCATTTTGTCGTAA